A region of the Candidatus Methylomirabilota bacterium genome:
CATGACCACCTCGCGGACGGTGACGGGAAAATCCCAGTCGACCAGCTCGCGCTGCGGCACGTACGCCATCCGGGCGCGCATCGCGGCGGCCGGGCGCCCGAAGAGCGTGACGGTGCCACTCACAATCGGCACGATGCCCAGGATCGCCATCAGGAGCGTGCTCTTGCCGCCGCCGTTGGGCCCGATGATGCCGACCACCTGGCCGCGCTGGATGTCCGCGGAGACTTCCCGGAGGACGACCTTGGGCGGGTAGGCGACCGTGAGGTCGCGGATCACGAGACCATCGTCGGCGGCTGGCGAGGTGCCGCCGTCGGTCGCCAGGGCCGTGTCCCGAAGCGGTGGGCTCACGTCGCGCTCACTTCAGGGCATCGGCAATCTTGCGCGCGTTGGCCAGCCACATGCCGTCTACGGTCTCGGCGCCGCTGCCGGGCTGGCCGAGCGAGTCGCCGTAGAGGTCATCCACGATCTTCACTCCCGCCTCCTTGGCGAGCGTCGTCGCCAGCTTGGGGTTGACATTGGACTCGGCGAAGATCGCCTTGACCTTCTCGCGCTTGATCGCCTCCAGGAGCGCCGCGGTGTCCGCCGCGGACGGCTCCGCCTGCGTAGACACGGCCGGGATGACGGCACCGACGATCTTCAGGCCGTACGCCCGCGCGAAGTACCCGAGCGCGTCGTGGTTCGTGACGAGCTTCCGGTTCGCCGGCGAGATCTCGTTGATGACGGCCTGGACCTGTGCCGCCGCCGCGTCGAGCTTCTTCTTGTAGGCGACGGCGTTGGCGTCGTACGTCGGCTTGTTGGCCGGATCGGCGCGGTCCAGCGCCGCCGCGATGTTGTCGACCATCTTCTTGGCGTTCGTCGGATCATGCCAGACGTGAGCGTCGTCGACCGGCTTCCCGTCTACCTCGCCCTTTCGCGGGCGCACTCCGGCCGTCACGGTGACCAGCTTCGCCTTCTTCCCGGCCTTCAAGGTCCGGTCGAGCCAGTCATCCAGCCCGATGCCATGACGGAGGATGAGGTCGGCGCCTTCCAGCGCCACCAGGTCACTCGCCACCGGCTCGAATTCGTGAGGGTCGGCCCCCGCCGGCACGAGGCCTTTGAGCTGGATCGTGCTCCCGCCGACCTCCTTCGCCAAGGCGGTGATCTGAACCGTCGTGGCGACGACCTTCGGCTTGCGCTGTTCCGCCGAAGAGTCCATCG
Encoded here:
- a CDS encoding zinc ABC transporter substrate-binding protein, which codes for MSISGDRNRWSRPILLAMLALVAMDSSAEQRKPKVVATTVQITALAKEVGGSTIQLKGLVPAGADPHEFEPVASDLVALEGADLILRHGIGLDDWLDRTLKAGKKAKLVTVTAGVRPRKGEVDGKPVDDAHVWHDPTNAKKMVDNIAAALDRADPANKPTYDANAVAYKKKLDAAAAQVQAVINEISPANRKLVTNHDALGYFARAYGLKIVGAVIPAVSTQAEPSAADTAALLEAIKREKVKAIFAESNVNPKLATTLAKEAGVKIVDDLYGDSLGQPGSGAETVDGMWLANARKIADALK